Proteins encoded by one window of Streptomyces uncialis:
- a CDS encoding FecCD family ABC transporter permease — protein sequence MVLAGLAVLVVLAATAGVAAGSISVPAGQVWGMLLHQVHPGLAEVTWTPVRETIVLDVRLPRVLLAGVVGAGLAVSGMALQALVRNPLADPMLLGVSSGASVGAVSVLVLNITVFGLVTLPVAAFAGALAALVAVYFLARSGGRMTTIRLVLAGVATAEVLSALASFLIVTSNDPHKTQSALRWMLGGLAGTTWSMLWIPAVVVLAGTAVLLGVSRPLNLLLAGEEAATALGLDVHRFRAALFTLVALMIGTIVAVSGQIGFVGLIMPHVVRLLVGADHRRALPAAALLGAAFLIMTDLAARTLMSPEEVPVGILTALVGGPFFLWLMRRRTS from the coding sequence CTGGTCCTCGCGGGGCTCGCGGTACTGGTGGTGCTCGCGGCGACGGCGGGTGTCGCGGCCGGTTCCATCAGTGTCCCGGCCGGGCAGGTCTGGGGCATGCTCCTGCACCAGGTGCATCCGGGGCTCGCCGAGGTCACGTGGACCCCGGTCCGCGAGACGATCGTGTTGGACGTGCGGCTGCCCCGGGTGCTGCTGGCCGGGGTGGTCGGCGCCGGGCTCGCCGTCTCCGGGATGGCGCTCCAGGCCCTGGTCCGCAATCCGCTGGCCGATCCGATGCTGCTCGGGGTGTCCTCGGGCGCGTCGGTCGGCGCGGTGTCGGTACTGGTCCTGAACATCACGGTGTTCGGGCTGGTGACCCTGCCGGTGGCGGCGTTCGCGGGGGCGCTGGCGGCGCTGGTCGCGGTGTACTTCCTGGCCCGGTCGGGCGGCCGGATGACCACGATCCGGCTGGTGCTGGCGGGGGTGGCGACGGCGGAGGTGCTGTCGGCGCTGGCGAGTTTCCTGATCGTCACGTCCAACGACCCGCACAAGACCCAGTCGGCGCTGCGGTGGATGCTCGGCGGGCTGGCGGGCACCACCTGGTCGATGCTGTGGATACCGGCCGTGGTGGTGCTGGCCGGTACGGCGGTGCTGCTCGGGGTGAGCCGTCCGCTGAACCTGCTGCTGGCCGGTGAGGAGGCGGCGACCGCCCTCGGGCTGGACGTGCACCGGTTCCGGGCCGCGCTGTTCACGCTGGTGGCGCTGATGATCGGCACGATCGTGGCGGTCAGCGGGCAGATCGGGTTCGTCGGGCTGATCATGCCGCATGTGGTGCGGCTGCTGGTGGGCGCGGACCACCGGCGGGCGCTGCCCGCGGCGGCGCTGCTGGGCGCGGCGTTCCTCATCATGACGGATCTGGCGGCCCGCACCCTGATGAGCCCGGAGGAGGTGCCCGTCGGCATTCTCACCGCGCTCGTCGGCGGCCCGTTCTTCCTGTGGCTGATGCGAAGGAGGACCTCATGA
- a CDS encoding ABC transporter ATP-binding protein, giving the protein MTAPLTEPQALVPGLLELQDVSVVMGGRALVDGVSLQVAPGEVVGLAGPNGAGKSTLLRTVYRTLRPTSGRVLLDGGDVWAMPGKRLARRLAAVLQESAGDFELSVYDVVAMGRTPHKRAFAGDDADDRAVIAAALARLDVAPLAQVPFDRLSGGEKQRVLIARALAQRTGTMVLDEPTNHLDLRHQLDVLRLVRELGVTAVVALHDLNLAAAFCDRVCVMRAGGVVALGSPAEVLTTGLLAEVYRVDAEVTEHPRTGVPHITLLTGTAQPPDRP; this is encoded by the coding sequence ATGACGGCGCCGCTGACGGAACCTCAGGCACTTGTGCCCGGTCTGCTCGAACTCCAGGACGTGTCGGTGGTCATGGGCGGCCGGGCGCTGGTGGACGGGGTGTCGCTACAGGTGGCCCCCGGGGAGGTGGTCGGGCTCGCGGGACCCAACGGGGCGGGCAAGTCGACCCTGTTGCGCACGGTGTACCGGACGCTGCGGCCCACGTCGGGGCGGGTGCTGCTGGACGGTGGCGATGTGTGGGCCATGCCCGGCAAGCGGCTGGCGCGGCGGCTCGCCGCCGTTCTCCAGGAGAGCGCCGGGGACTTCGAGCTGTCGGTGTACGACGTGGTGGCGATGGGCCGCACCCCGCACAAGCGGGCCTTCGCGGGTGACGACGCCGACGACCGGGCGGTCATCGCGGCGGCGCTGGCGCGCCTCGATGTGGCGCCGCTGGCGCAGGTGCCGTTCGACCGGCTCTCCGGCGGGGAGAAGCAGCGGGTGCTGATCGCCCGCGCCCTGGCCCAGCGCACCGGGACGATGGTCCTGGACGAGCCGACGAACCATCTGGACCTGCGCCATCAGCTGGACGTGCTGCGGCTGGTGCGTGAGCTGGGCGTCACGGCCGTGGTCGCCCTGCACGACCTGAACCTCGCCGCCGCGTTCTGCGACCGGGTGTGTGTGATGCGGGCAGGCGGGGTGGTCGCGCTCGGCTCCCCCGCCGAGGTGCTCACGACCGGGCTGCTGGCGGAGGTGTACCGGGTGGACGCCGAGGTCACCGAGCACCCCCGTACCGGCGTCCCGCACATCACCCTGCTGACGGGAACGGCACAACCACCGGACCGCCCATGA
- a CDS encoding ABC transporter ATP-binding protein encodes MSDLFSEPAGGRAPTASTTAPAPTAPASGTSAPDRDPPASDPPARGGPAFVRLRVLWSFARPHKGRLALGLVLALLGSAMELATPMATKAVLDTLSGDVRLAWPITVLLALLAVGAFVGLWQAILLGTVAERIVLDARESVVRRYFRAALLPLSGRSTGELATRVTSDTVLLREAASSSVVGLINGAVLLVGTLVLMGTLDLVLLGVTTGAVVVIAVVFLLLMPGIATEQEKAQEALGRMGGALEGALRALRTVKAARAEERMADRVVVHARTAAAHGTSAVRREAVAWTVAFAGIQLAVIGILGFGAWRVSAGHLEVSSLIAFLLYMFTLMGPVTELSTHMTALQSGIAAAARIREVEAIPLETAPAAPAGHPTTPPGKTFPAPRADRPVLELRAVTARYAPGTEPAVRSLDLAVPARGHTAVVGPSGAGKTTLFSLLLRFLDAEHGELRLDGTPYTELSAAEVRARFAYVEQDTPLIPGTLRENLLLGHPDAAEDDLYRVLDEVRLGDHARALPEGLDTELSATSLSGGQRQRVALARALLRAPDVLLLDEATAQIDALTEAAVTEYVRAHADRAAVISIAHRLSTVISADRIVVMEDGRVRAVGTHQELLRADRLYRDLVEALHMSGVPGDPGARTPSPSPSPSAEVEYAGAAGEQRE; translated from the coding sequence ATGAGTGACCTATTTTCTGAACCGGCGGGCGGCCGAGCGCCGACCGCGTCCACCACCGCGCCCGCCCCCACCGCCCCCGCGTCCGGCACGTCCGCGCCCGACCGGGACCCGCCCGCCTCCGACCCGCCCGCGCGCGGCGGGCCCGCCTTCGTCCGGCTGCGGGTGCTGTGGAGCTTCGCCCGCCCCCACAAGGGCAGGCTCGCCCTCGGTCTGGTGCTGGCCCTGCTCGGCTCCGCGATGGAACTGGCCACCCCGATGGCGACCAAGGCGGTGCTGGACACCCTCAGCGGGGACGTCCGGTTGGCCTGGCCGATCACCGTCCTGCTCGCGCTGCTCGCCGTCGGCGCGTTCGTCGGCCTCTGGCAGGCGATCCTGCTGGGCACCGTCGCCGAACGCATCGTCCTCGACGCCCGGGAGTCCGTCGTCCGGCGTTACTTCCGCGCCGCCCTGCTTCCCCTGTCCGGACGCTCCACCGGCGAACTCGCCACCCGTGTCACCTCGGACACCGTCCTGCTGCGCGAGGCCGCGTCCTCCAGCGTCGTCGGACTGATCAACGGAGCCGTCCTCCTGGTCGGCACGCTGGTCCTGATGGGCACCCTCGACCTGGTGCTGCTCGGTGTCACCACCGGCGCGGTCGTCGTGATCGCCGTCGTCTTCCTGCTGCTGATGCCGGGCATCGCCACCGAACAGGAGAAGGCGCAGGAAGCTCTCGGGCGGATGGGCGGCGCGCTGGAAGGCGCGCTGCGCGCCCTGCGGACCGTCAAGGCCGCCCGTGCCGAGGAACGCATGGCGGACCGCGTGGTCGTCCACGCGCGCACGGCCGCCGCGCACGGCACCAGCGCCGTCCGGCGCGAGGCCGTCGCCTGGACGGTCGCCTTCGCCGGCATCCAGCTCGCCGTCATCGGCATCCTCGGCTTCGGCGCCTGGCGGGTCTCGGCCGGACATCTGGAGGTCTCCAGCCTGATCGCCTTCCTGCTCTACATGTTCACCCTCATGGGACCCGTCACCGAACTGTCCACCCATATGACCGCCCTCCAGTCCGGCATCGCCGCCGCCGCCCGCATCCGCGAGGTGGAGGCCATCCCCCTGGAGACCGCCCCCGCCGCCCCCGCCGGGCACCCCACGACCCCGCCCGGCAAGACGTTCCCCGCGCCGCGCGCCGACCGCCCCGTGCTCGAACTGCGCGCGGTCACCGCCCGGTACGCCCCCGGCACCGAACCCGCCGTACGCTCCCTGGACCTCGCCGTCCCCGCGCGCGGCCACACCGCCGTGGTGGGCCCCTCCGGCGCGGGCAAGACCACCCTGTTCTCCCTGCTGCTGCGCTTCCTCGACGCCGAGCACGGCGAACTGCGCCTCGACGGCACCCCGTACACCGAACTGTCCGCGGCCGAGGTGCGCGCCCGCTTCGCGTACGTCGAGCAGGACACCCCGCTGATCCCCGGCACCCTCCGCGAGAACCTGCTCCTCGGCCACCCCGACGCCGCGGAGGACGACCTGTACCGCGTCCTGGACGAGGTCCGGCTGGGGGACCACGCCCGCGCGCTGCCCGAAGGGCTCGACACCGAGCTGTCCGCCACCTCCCTCTCCGGCGGCCAGCGGCAGCGGGTGGCACTCGCCCGCGCCCTGCTGCGCGCTCCCGATGTGCTGCTGCTGGACGAGGCGACCGCGCAGATCGACGCCCTGACCGAGGCGGCCGTCACCGAGTACGTCCGCGCCCACGCCGACCGGGCCGCCGTGATCTCCATAGCCCACCGGCTGTCGACCGTGATCAGCGCGGACCGCATCGTCGTGATGGAGGACGGCAGGGTCCGCGCGGTCGGCACCCATCAGGAACTCCTGCGCGCGGACCGCCTCTACCGCGACCTGGTCGAGGCCCTGCACATGTCCGGCGTCCCCGGGGACCCCGGTGCCCGTACGCCGTCGCCGTCGCCGTCGCCGTCGGCGGAGGTGGAGTACGCGGGCGCGGCGGGGGAGCAGCGGGAGTAA
- a CDS encoding (2Fe-2S)-binding protein, protein MTGPRLPDPARSRVPDPAGPRPPRTTESRPGDPPPGASPDGVPAAEVGAALRDVAGLGGFFAVRLGGPDGGWHPVTESYARGFPDLVAATAARHRSPEARLGASIAQLGHAARLWSPVLACTVLHGIVPDLSGLQRADEGPALRLPAPAGRYAARVPRLADELYGIVMTGQLEVLRAGLRVKVAPRLLDGNSASALVEAGRAILAAHPAAREPLTVLVDDLLRTGRLAGTGRVTGPALTFRRRSCCLYYRAPAGAKCGDCGLADRTDGAPGDRP, encoded by the coding sequence ATGACAGGGCCCCGTCTCCCGGACCCGGCACGGTCCCGCGTCCCCGACCCGGCAGGCCCCCGTCCCCCGCGCACGACGGAGTCCCGCCCCGGTGACCCGCCGCCGGGAGCGTCCCCGGACGGTGTCCCGGCGGCGGAGGTCGGCGCCGCGCTGCGTGACGTGGCGGGGCTCGGCGGCTTCTTCGCGGTCCGGCTCGGCGGCCCCGACGGGGGCTGGCACCCCGTCACCGAGTCGTACGCGCGCGGGTTCCCGGACCTGGTCGCCGCGACGGCGGCCCGGCACCGCAGCCCCGAAGCACGGCTCGGGGCGTCGATCGCCCAGCTCGGGCACGCGGCCCGGCTGTGGTCCCCGGTGCTGGCGTGCACGGTCCTGCACGGGATCGTCCCCGATCTGTCGGGGCTCCAGCGGGCCGACGAGGGTCCGGCCCTACGGCTGCCGGCGCCCGCCGGACGGTACGCGGCGCGGGTGCCCCGGCTGGCCGACGAGCTGTACGGGATCGTGATGACCGGCCAGCTGGAGGTGCTGCGGGCCGGGCTGCGGGTCAAGGTGGCGCCCCGGCTCCTCGACGGCAATTCCGCGTCCGCGCTGGTCGAGGCGGGCCGCGCGATCCTCGCCGCCCACCCCGCCGCGCGGGAGCCGCTCACCGTCCTCGTGGACGATCTGCTGCGCACCGGGCGCCTCGCCGGGACCGGCCGGGTCACCGGTCCGGCGCTGACGTTCCGGCGCCGCAGCTGCTGTCTCTACTACCGGGCCCCGGCGGGCGCCAAGTGCGGCGACTGCGGGCTCGCCGACCGCACCGACGGCGCCCCGGGCGACCGGCCCTAG
- a CDS encoding (2Fe-2S) ferredoxin domain-containing protein — MPEGQRSGAPAPCRVVVCRDCCCGSAKVTGVDHAAQVAALSKDLPVRISECLDVCDQANVVVVQPSAVERAAGARPVWLGLVNDPAATGDIVAWVRAGGPGAAPLPEILDLYAFTPPRRVRGASADPR, encoded by the coding sequence ATGCCCGAAGGGCAACGTTCCGGGGCTCCGGCGCCGTGCCGGGTCGTCGTGTGCCGGGACTGCTGCTGCGGCAGCGCGAAGGTGACCGGTGTCGATCACGCGGCGCAGGTCGCCGCGTTGAGCAAAGACCTGCCGGTACGGATCTCCGAGTGCCTGGACGTCTGCGACCAGGCGAACGTGGTGGTCGTCCAGCCCTCGGCGGTGGAACGCGCCGCCGGCGCCCGTCCTGTCTGGCTCGGCCTCGTCAACGACCCCGCCGCGACCGGCGACATCGTCGCCTGGGTACGGGCGGGCGGCCCCGGGGCCGCCCCGCTGCCGGAGATCCTCGACCTCTACGCCTTCACCCCGCCGCGGCGGGTCCGTGGCGCGTCCGCCGATCCCCGCTGA
- a CDS encoding ABC transporter substrate-binding protein, with protein MAKRSLSLLAAAAFLVAGCGGGTSGDRDDPAASGATAEGFPVTVTNCGVKTTYQRPPERAVTLNQHATEVLLALGLEKSMVGTAYLDDKILPEYQDAYEGIKVLSKEYPSFEVLLDAEPDFAYAGFASTFDEKEGRGRAALTKAGVNSYLNVEECPTGPVTMAMIDEELRAVGKIFGVPERAEREVRKAKAALGAVEKKLGDVDPLKVFVYDSGDKTAFTAGGAGVGNEMIKEAGGANIFADLDKQFGDVSFEQVAERAPEVVVIYDYGDQPLAAKKKFLLSHPALQDVPAIKKKRFAVLPLSSTVLGVRVPAGVESLARQLHPDRVR; from the coding sequence ATGGCGAAACGCTCTCTGTCCCTGCTGGCCGCTGCCGCCTTCCTGGTGGCGGGCTGCGGTGGTGGCACCTCCGGTGACCGGGACGACCCGGCCGCGTCGGGTGCCACGGCCGAGGGCTTCCCCGTCACCGTGACCAACTGCGGGGTGAAGACCACGTACCAGCGTCCGCCCGAGCGCGCGGTGACGCTGAACCAGCACGCCACCGAGGTGCTGCTGGCGCTCGGTCTGGAGAAGTCGATGGTGGGCACCGCCTATCTCGACGACAAGATCCTGCCGGAGTACCAGGACGCGTACGAGGGGATCAAGGTGCTCTCGAAGGAGTACCCGTCGTTCGAGGTACTGCTCGACGCCGAACCGGACTTCGCGTACGCCGGGTTCGCGAGCACCTTCGACGAGAAGGAGGGCCGCGGCCGGGCCGCGCTGACGAAGGCGGGTGTCAACTCCTATCTGAATGTGGAGGAATGCCCGACCGGTCCGGTGACGATGGCGATGATCGACGAGGAACTGCGCGCCGTCGGGAAGATATTCGGGGTCCCGGAGCGCGCCGAGCGGGAGGTCAGGAAGGCGAAGGCGGCGCTCGGGGCGGTCGAGAAGAAGCTCGGTGACGTCGATCCGCTGAAGGTGTTCGTGTACGACAGCGGCGACAAGACGGCGTTCACCGCGGGCGGCGCGGGCGTCGGCAACGAGATGATCAAGGAGGCGGGCGGGGCGAACATCTTCGCCGATCTGGACAAGCAGTTCGGTGACGTCTCGTTCGAGCAGGTCGCCGAGCGGGCCCCCGAGGTCGTCGTGATCTACGACTACGGGGACCAGCCCCTCGCGGCCAAGAAGAAGTTCCTGCTGTCGCATCCGGCGCTCCAGGACGTGCCCGCCATCAAGAAGAAGCGGTTCGCGGTGCTGCCGTTGTCGTCGACGGTGCTCGGTGTGCGGGTCCCGGCGGGCGTGGAGTCGCTGGCCCGGCAGCTGCACCCGGACCGGGTCCGGTGA